TATAAGCCATGCTAAATTGCGTAAATAGAGAGTATTGAACTCCAAATAGGCGCATTTCTAAAGCTACACCAGTAGGTAAAGCAAGATTAGTCAAATGGGAAGAGGAAAAATACCTAGGATCATAACCCGTTTCTATGAAAGGATTTTGAGTAATAACGGTATACTCAAGATCAACAAAAGGAGTAATTTTAAGACAGCGAATTCCTTTTGGGTAGGCGTAAGATACACCCACAGTGCCTCGCAATCCTTGGTTTTTCCATGATCCTCGAGTTAGCTCCTTCTTTGAGAAAGTATGTTTCATAATATGAGTTTCTTCAGCGTAGCTTACAGAAGATCTCAAGGATAACGCTCTCCAATTTTTAAAAGTGGCTAGCGTTCCTAATAACATATGAGAATGGCTTTTCCCAGGGAGGTTATTTTGATGACTTGAACCGCGAAGCTGGGTAAATGTCGCACAAACAACAGTATTTGGTGAAAAAGGAAGCTTAATTCCTATATTGTGACCCGCATGCGTTACAGAGAAATTGTTATAAGAACTGGAATCTTGTTCCATAATACTGGAAACCACACCTCCAAAAATACAAAGGTGGTTCATAGGAAGCAGGGTGTTGTTATTTACATAGTTATCTAAAATAGCATCACTCGATACGTGCATTCCTGAAAATGTTGTCCATACAGAAGAGGGCACTAAAGAGCCTTCTTTCTCAGGCCTAAGAACAAAAGCTCCCGTGGGTGACCATAAAGCCCTGAGAATTTTATGTTTTTGAGATTTACCCTGAGATAGAGAAAATTTCCAAACTCCTTGATAACCATAAGAATCCTGAAGAATAGGAATATCTTCGAGAGCGAAGTCATCAGTATTGACGTTTTTATCAGACTTAAAAGTCATCTTCATTTGATAAGTAGTGGATGCTAGAAGATGGTTGTCATAGAATAATTTGTCAGGATCATGGATTTTTGGAGAGCCCAATAATTTAATTTCTGCAGCGCCAGAACGTATTTCAGCAGGGAGATGAGAATTAGCCTCATCCAAACAAAAACCAATACTAGATATAACAAGATCTTTTCCTGAACTATTATAGCTTGTAAGCATTGATCCAGGGCCGAGGTTTAGCAATCCTCCGTTCTGCTTAAACTCTTGAACGGCGAGAACAGCTCCGTTTTTAATGGAAAGAGACCCGTTATTTAGATGAACAGGTTGGTTAAAGATCGAGGTCTTATTATTTTTATCCTGACAGTCAGGAGTAAGCTTCTCTCCTGAAAAGATAATGGAACCACAATGGATCGGAGATTCTGTAGTGTTAATATTTACAGGAAGAAAACTTTTTTCTGTTGCTCGAATGGGATCGTAGAAAATAAGCGCATGATTTTTGTTGGCAAGAAGAGAAATCTCAGCAGAAGAGTCTTTAATTGTAATCGCATTGTTACATGTTACTGCGGTATTGCCACTGAAGGTAATGTCTGCAGAGTGCGCATGTAAATATAGTCGTGGTGTCTTTCCACTTAAATAGATGGCTCCCCCTCCTAAGCTACCTGCAGAATTGTTTGAAAAGGTAATAGGATAAAGAGCAGTAATACTGCAATTTTTCGCAGCTATAGCTCCACCGGCTTCAGCAGAGTTTTGGCTGAAGAGAATAGTGCTCTCGTTATTTTTTAAAGTGGTATTTGTAGCGCAAATAGCTCCACCGAGCCTTTTGGCAGAATTTTTACTAAAAATTACAGGGGCTTCTTGCTTATTTATACGGCATATTTCGGTATAGATAGCTCCACCAGATTCTGAAGCTGTATTGTTAGAGAAGGTAATTGCACCTTTATTTCTAGTAAATTCTACGGATCCACCAACGTTGTAAATTCCCCCTCCAAATTCCGCACCATTATCTTGAAATAGCACTTCCTGATTTTCATCAAAGAGGATAGTTCCAAACTGACCGCTAATAGCACCACCGTTATGCCCTGAAAGCGTGGTATCTTTAGGAAGACCCGTCCGGTTGTTAATGAAGGAAATCGTTCCTTTTTGTTCGCTGAATACTATACGACACTCTGCTCCCGTAAAGAGAATAGCCCCTCCAGATCCATAACAAAGATTGTTTTGGAACATTAAGCTGCCATTTTGAGTGAAAAGCATGTCTTTTCCGGAAGTGAAAACTCCTCCAGAACTTTGATTGTTTTCTACAGTAATAGATTTTAATTTTTCAAAAGTCAGCAAGGATTCTGAGTAAACTCCTGCTCCTAACGCATCAAGGGTTAAATTTTTGAATTTTATTGCTGCTAGGGGAGAAGTAGATGAAAATGTAAGGTTCCCTGCTAAATTACGAAAGGCTCCTCCACATTTATGTATTCCGGAACCGAAGAAGTCGTGCAGAATAAACTCTCCACGTAATGTGTAATTAGTTCCTTGAGGAGATATTGTTAGCATGGTGAATATCTCAGGATCTTCACCGGAATGAGTTCCTGATAAGGGAAGAACAATCTCCGTCGCTGATAAATGAGAAGCTTGTATTAGCGATGAAAAAATAAGGCATTTCCAAAAAAACATTTGTTTCATGTTTCAGAATCCAAGTTGTTTCGCAGTCTCAAATGAAGAGATCTAACTTACAGAGAAGGACAAAATAAATATACGGAAAATAAAAAAATGATCTAAGTGTAAGTAATAAGAATGGAGTAGTTAAAGTCTATTCTAATTTACTAAAACTATCTTGAGGCATGCCTCTAAAGAGGATCTATATCTTTCTCTTTAGAGGCTATAGGTAGGGGAGGGAAAGTAATTAATCTTTACTTTCGTCAATCATAGCTTTTGCGAAATCGTGGATTTCTTTAGTGATGTTTTTCGCTAAGACTTTAGTTTGTTGAGCAAAGTGTTTCGTATGTTGCTTAGAATTTTTAAACAACGTCTTACCTTTTTTAGTTCCTGAGGTTTTCACTCTTGAGAGTTTTTTTCTCAACTGCTCGCCACTTTTGGGTGTGAATAAACAGGTAAGTAACGTAGCAATAAAACCTCCGAACAATACCCCACGTAACCAACGCCAACGCCTACATGTTTTTTTCTTAGGTTTGTGATTTCTAAACATAATTTCTTCCCCCTACGACAGAAATTTAATCTTTATTGCGAAATATGCCCCAAACAAGCAGTGCTGCAGCTACCCACTTCGCTCCTCGAAAGATTTTCTTCATCCAGCTACTTCCTCTTTCCTCATCTAGGAAATCTTCAATATCCTTAGGCAATCGCTTATTCTTTTTGCGTAGCCATAGGGAAACCAACTTCTTCCCAAATAATAAAGGAGCTAGAATCTTCGATTCGAAATTTAAAATAGTCGTAATTCTGCTGACATTCTTAATTATCTTATTCAGCTTGTGTAACAAGCTAATAACTAAAACAAATACCGTTACCATACACGTGGACAGTAGTATGCAGCAGACGATCAAAGCTCCCGTGAGGTAGATATTCATATTAAGTGAATAAACAATTTTTATTTTTATTATTTAATTTCACTTTTTATTTTCTGTTTATTTTTAAAAAAATTAAAGAAAATACTTTTTAATAAAGTATTTAGATTAGTTGGAAAAGAAAATCCCCAACAGTTGTTGGGGATATAGTGCTAACAATGAAAGATTTAAGATTGTATGAAAATCTTTACTTTGTTGAAGACGGAACTTCCACTGTTTCAATGGATTTGGGAAATTCAATCTCTTTTCTCATCAGGAACACTCCAAAGAGATTGAAGCATAATAGCAAGGCTCCAGAGACAGACATGACTAGTAAGGCCGTATTTTGCGATAGGAAGCAAAATAAGGGGAGTATAGCCGCTCCATAGAGAGTGTAAATCTTAGCTCCGGCCTTTCCGTAAAGAAACTTAGCACACTTCTTCCCTACTAGGAAGTAAGAAATAATCGTAGTGTATCCCGTGACGAAGAAGAATGTCGGTAAAAAGAACCTTACAAGAGGGAAATAAGCAGATAGGGCATTTTCAACCGCTAGAGAAGCGTTGTCTAGACCTAAAGACCATGATCCCGATGCTAACACCATAAGCAAGCTTAATGTGCAGATAAGATTATCCACAGCAATGCCAATAATACTGAGCTGTGCCTGAGTTCCGGGATTTTTTGCAGAGCTTTCGCTTTGAATGATAGAATCAAATCCAATACCGATATCTCCGGAGTAAGCAGCCCGAGAAATCCCTTGGTGGATGGTAGTAGCTAAGGTACAACCTGCGAATCCTCCGATAGCTCCATGTCCTGTAAAGGCTGAAGAGAATACTGAAGAAAATAGGGCGGGAAGATGATGAAACTCCTTTACGAGTATGTAGAGGGCGAGACCACAATATACAGTAAGGAAAAATGGGAGTACGAATGTACAGATTTTCCCAATGCGTTGCAGTCCTCCACGAACAGCGTAGAGAATCAAAAATAACAAGCTGAAGATGGTAAAGAGCTTAGGAAGATGCCAGCAATGAGAAAGGCTATCAGCAATTACAGAAAACTGATAAATTTCTACACCGTAGATACAAAGCAAAACAGCTACAATTACGGGGATCAAGCGTGTTCCATAAGCTTTGTCTAAAAAGTACATAGGGCCGCCTTGATAGACGCCATCACTATCGACCTTGCGGAATTTAATTCCGAGATACACCTCAGAGTATTTCACTATAGAGCCGAAAATTCCTGCAATCCATACCCAAAATAAGGCTCCGGGTCCCCCGATACACGCAGCGGTAACAATCCCTACGACATTACCAATACCGATATTTCCACCTGCGGATGCAAAAAATACCTTTAATGGATGCACGCCTTTTTGCTCAGTAGGCTCTTGTTGAGAAAATTCTTGAGAATACTGGTGGAAAAGCCTGCAAAATTGAGGAAACTTTGTAAATTGAGAAAATCGCGATTTCCAAGAAAAGCTTACTCCAAGAAGTATAATCATTATGAAGGCTATGTATGACCAAAAGAAGTCATCAAAAGCTGAAAGTAAAGATAGGATTGTGTTCATGGCAAAAAACTTTTTTAATCATTAAAGGATCTAAACGATTAGTCATCAATAAATATAGGGAAACTATTATCCCTATTTTATCTTTTGTTTAGTAGGAAAATAAAGTTTAAATACGAAGATTAAAGTCCCTAAAGAGATAAAGACATCTGCGAAATTAAACGTTGGAAAAGCCCATTGTTTGTAGCCGATTGAAATAAAATCTATAACATGTCGGTAAAATAGAATGTCTCCGACATTGCCTATAGCTCCAGAACATAGGAGAATTAAAGAGAAGCGGATTGTGGGGGAAGAGGTTTTTTTCCTTAGAAAAAGGTAGGCAAGGATGCCTAAAATAATTGCTATACGGATAACAAATAAGAAATATTTATATTTTGCGAACAAACCGAATGCCGCGCCCTCATTGAATGTTGGGCAGATGCAAAAAACGAACTTACCCCAACTATATTGGTATAGTACGGGGTAGGTCTCCGGTAAGTTTCCGCGATATAGCAAAACAGCTAGCTTGGTAACCCAATCAATAAGCACGAAAAACGAAATAGCAAGGAAGGTAGTTCGGGAACGACTAGACATTGAGAGTTAATTTCCGTAGAGCAGGCCTTTTTCGAACTGCGATTGTGCTTTGACAGTCATGGTAGCGTAGGGAATTGCCATTAAACGCGCTAAGGGAATTTCTTCTCCGCTTACATCACATATTCCGTAAGAAGCTTCGTCAATTTTTTCTAGAGCACGATTAATTTGTCTTAGCAATTCGTATTCTTTTGTTGTTACTTCTAAGCTGATTGTTCGATCAAAAGTATCTGTTCCCTGATCAGCCTGGTGTTGAGAATATCCAGTAGCTTCATTAGGTTTTTTTACTTCTTGAGCGTTTCCTTCTAGGGTGTGAGACAGCTTGGATTTCATCTCTAGAAGTCTTTGTTTAAAATTGGCTATTTCGTCCTCAGACAAAGGCATAGTGTTTCTCTCCTTAACCTTAAAATATTAACTACTTTTCCATATCCGGAGTTGCAGATAACAAAACTTCCATTAATTCGCCAACATCTTTAAATCTTCTATAAACGCAAGCAAATCTAATGTACGCAATCATGTCTGCCTTTTTTAGATATTTCATTACTAGTTCGCCTATTTCTTTGGTAGAGATTTCCCTATTTTGTTTGCCTAACAGTTCGGATTTCACGTTAGAGGCTATAGCGTGTACTTGATCTTGACCTATACGCGTATGACTAGAAGCGGCATTTAGTCCGTTAATTAGCTTAGATTCTTGAAAGTTTTCGTATCGACCATCACGTTTTAAAACTTGTAATGTTAACTCTACGGTTTCAAAAGTAGTAAATCTTTGTCCGCAGTTTAAACATTCACGACGACGTTTAATCGCATTTGCTTCTGGGGCATTTCTTGAATCTATAACTTTTAATTCCCCATGATTGCAAAAAGGACACTGCATGGGAGCTACCTCCTAAGGTTTAAGGTAGTCTAAGAAAGTAATAATTTTAAGCTAAGATAAATCTATGCGACTATAAGTTGCAAATTTTTTTTCCCAATTTTTAAAAAAATAGGACTTGCGACAGATAACAATTGCGTGATAAGTTTCGCGACTTTTGCGAAAGGCACCATCTTATAGAAAGAGTGCTTTATTGTAAATATTAGTTGCTTAGGATGAGGGTATGTTTTCAGGAATAGTACAAGAACTTGGTGAGGTGGCCTCCGTTCAGCCGAGAGATGAAGGTCTAACTTTGGGAATACAGTGTTCTTCCAAGTGTGTTTCTCAATTGGAAACGGGCTGCAGTATAGCAATTGATGGTGTTTGCCTCACGGCTGTAAGTTTTGATGAAACAGGAAAAATATTTTTTGACGTGATTCCTGAGACTCTTGCTTGTACCACTATAGGGGATCTCACTAAGGGAGATCGCGTGAATATCGAGCGTTCTTTGAAGGCAAGTGATGAAATTGGGGGGCATATGGTCTCCGGTCATGTTTGTGGTGTCGGAGAGATTGTGCGTATAGAAAAAAACCGGTATTATTTTCGAGTACCTAATTCCTTAGCCATCTACCTGTTTGAAA
This window of the Chlamydia sp. BM-2023 genome carries:
- a CDS encoding polymorphic outer membrane protein middle domain-containing protein translates to MKQMFFWKCLIFSSLIQASHLSATEIVLPLSGTHSGEDPEIFTMLTISPQGTNYTLRGEFILHDFFGSGIHKCGGAFRNLAGNLTFSSTSPLAAIKFKNLTLDALGAGVYSESLLTFEKLKSITVENNQSSGGVFTSGKDMLFTQNGSLMFQNNLCYGSGGAILFTGAECRIVFSEQKGTISFINNRTGLPKDTTLSGHNGGAISGQFGTILFDENQEVLFQDNGAEFGGGIYNVGGSVEFTRNKGAITFSNNTASESGGAIYTEICRINKQEAPVIFSKNSAKRLGGAICATNTTLKNNESTILFSQNSAEAGGAIAAKNCSITALYPITFSNNSAGSLGGGAIYLSGKTPRLYLHAHSADITFSGNTAVTCNNAITIKDSSAEISLLANKNHALIFYDPIRATEKSFLPVNINTTESPIHCGSIIFSGEKLTPDCQDKNNKTSIFNQPVHLNNGSLSIKNGAVLAVQEFKQNGGLLNLGPGSMLTSYNSSGKDLVISSIGFCLDEANSHLPAEIRSGAAEIKLLGSPKIHDPDKLFYDNHLLASTTYQMKMTFKSDKNVNTDDFALEDIPILQDSYGYQGVWKFSLSQGKSQKHKILRALWSPTGAFVLRPEKEGSLVPSSVWTTFSGMHVSSDAILDNYVNNNTLLPMNHLCIFGGVVSSIMEQDSSSYNNFSVTHAGHNIGIKLPFSPNTVVCATFTQLRGSSHQNNLPGKSHSHMLLGTLATFKNWRALSLRSSVSYAEETHIMKHTFSKKELTRGSWKNQGLRGTVGVSYAYPKGIRCLKITPFVDLEYTVITQNPFIETGYDPRYFSSSHLTNLALPTGVALEMRLFGVQYSLFTQFSMAYIKDLHRDNPLTTASLILNQHSWKVSGVSIGQEAMSLKFRSTLRYRCATAYLGISTTQREGNNLSGDAFGGLSLSF
- a CDS encoding YtxH domain-containing protein, with the translated sequence MFRNHKPKKKTCRRWRWLRGVLFGGFIATLLTCLFTPKSGEQLRKKLSRVKTSGTKKGKTLFKNSKQHTKHFAQQTKVLAKNITKEIHDFAKAMIDESKD
- a CDS encoding amino acid carrier protein; translated protein: MNTILSLLSAFDDFFWSYIAFIMIILLGVSFSWKSRFSQFTKFPQFCRLFHQYSQEFSQQEPTEQKGVHPLKVFFASAGGNIGIGNVVGIVTAACIGGPGALFWVWIAGIFGSIVKYSEVYLGIKFRKVDSDGVYQGGPMYFLDKAYGTRLIPVIVAVLLCIYGVEIYQFSVIADSLSHCWHLPKLFTIFSLLFLILYAVRGGLQRIGKICTFVLPFFLTVYCGLALYILVKEFHHLPALFSSVFSSAFTGHGAIGGFAGCTLATTIHQGISRAAYSGDIGIGFDSIIQSESSAKNPGTQAQLSIIGIAVDNLICTLSLLMVLASGSWSLGLDNASLAVENALSAYFPLVRFFLPTFFFVTGYTTIISYFLVGKKCAKFLYGKAGAKIYTLYGAAILPLFCFLSQNTALLVMSVSGALLLCFNLFGVFLMRKEIEFPKSIETVEVPSSTK
- the lspA gene encoding signal peptidase II; this encodes MSSRSRTTFLAISFFVLIDWVTKLAVLLYRGNLPETYPVLYQYSWGKFVFCICPTFNEGAAFGLFAKYKYFLFVIRIAIILGILAYLFLRKKTSSPTIRFSLILLCSGAIGNVGDILFYRHVIDFISIGYKQWAFPTFNFADVFISLGTLIFVFKLYFPTKQKIK
- a CDS encoding TraR/DksA family transcriptional regulator; amino-acid sequence: MPLSEDEIANFKQRLLEMKSKLSHTLEGNAQEVKKPNEATGYSQHQADQGTDTFDRTISLEVTTKEYELLRQINRALEKIDEASYGICDVSGEEIPLARLMAIPYATMTVKAQSQFEKGLLYGN
- the nrdR gene encoding transcriptional regulator NrdR, whose amino-acid sequence is MQCPFCNHGELKVIDSRNAPEANAIKRRRECLNCGQRFTTFETVELTLQVLKRDGRYENFQESKLINGLNAASSHTRIGQDQVHAIASNVKSELLGKQNREISTKEIGELVMKYLKKADMIAYIRFACVYRRFKDVGELMEVLLSATPDMEK
- a CDS encoding riboflavin synthase subunit alpha; translation: MFSGIVQELGEVASVQPRDEGLTLGIQCSSKCVSQLETGCSIAIDGVCLTAVSFDETGKIFFDVIPETLACTTIGDLTKGDRVNIERSLKASDEIGGHMVSGHVCGVGEIVRIEKNRYYFRVPNSLAIYLFEKGFVSVDGISLTIVTVDEDVFSIGLIPETLARTTLGFKREKSKVNIEPDMNTKTQVDTLRRLYPT